TGAGTGAGATTCAGTGGGCAGCTTTTATTCTGTTATGTGCTGGTTGTACTACTGCACAACTTGATCCTTCGTAAGTGTTATATCACGTTATAGACTCTCTTCAAATCATCTTCTGGGTTTCTTCTTATGCATTTATATAACTTGCTATTTATATTGATTTCATTTGCTTTGCAGTTCGGATCATGTTCTTCAAACTGCTTTCCAAGGATGGATAATGGCCATTGTGAGTTCCCACTATTTTCATGCTCTTAGTCGATGAAGGATAAAAAGTTTATTTGGGAACTAAGAGTTTGGAAATGTTGCATCGCTTTCGCAGATCATGGCACTTCTAAGTggttttgcaggggtgtacacaGAGGTTTGTACTTTAAATCCTTTCGAGTTCTATACTATGTAATGTGTTCTTTGGAACTGCAATGTTATTTGTAAACGTTGAAAATGTCAGAAGTTAACTTGGTGTAAAGCTTCCTCTAAATCCTACCTTGAAACCTCAAATAACAAATTTGAACTAAGTGCTGCAATATAACCATTTATAAAACAAAAAAGAGCCTGTGTTAAAACAAGAAGTTAGAAATGTTCCTCGTAATTTGTAGTGGTCTGAGAAAAAAATGACTAAAATGTTTTTGCGTGGGCATGATTTACTAGAAGCTTGATTAGCCACGCACAAAAAACTTGCTACGTTTTAGAAGCTCGATCCAATAAACCTCCAAAGAATCAACAAGTCGTAAGTTTCTCCTTAAATACATAAACTTCTATTCGTTAAGACCTTAAGTGTGTACCGACATTCATCATCTTAACTACGACTACTTAATTTGGTATTTATAAATTTCACTTACTATGCAGGCAATAATGAAGAAGCGTCTATCGAGAAATATCAACATGCAGAACTTTTGGCTGTATGTCTTTGGCATGCTCTTCAATGCCATAGCAATTTTTGTTCAGGATTTCGATGCGGTCATGAACAAGTAAGTGCCAAAGGAAAAGCTGCTCCATATGGTCAACTCGTAATTTCTGTTTTTGTATCTTTGCAATCTCATCTTTTTCTGTGTTTAGGGGATTCTTTCATGGCTACACACTAATTACTACATTAATGATTCTCAACCATGCACTAAGGTAATTGCCCCTTTTACTGGGTTTTAGACTTGATTGGTTGTATCACGTTCACGTTCGCTCCCTTTTTTTTAACATGAATGGTAATTATCTGCAGTGGTATCGCTGTATCAATGGTTATGAAGTATGCTGATAATATTGTTAAGGTAATAAACGAGCATTACCAAACTGTTTTGTATTTTGTTCAGTTTTTGCTTTAAGTTTCATTACAAACTTGCTCGATCATTTGTACAATACCTGAACACCCCAATATTTTCGACTCTAAGTAAGCAAAAACGTTTGGTGATCGATGTTGGCAGGTCTATTCTACTTCGGTGGCAATGCTTCTCACTGCGATTGTGTCGGTGTTTCTCTTTAACTTCCATCTCTCCCTTGCATTCTTCCTTGGTTCGACGTAAGTAACCATTTCTGATTCCTGCCCCTTTCTCCTTTGTTCATCTTTTATTAAGAACCAAGCCCTGATAAATTTTTGTATAATATctttatctattatcatttcaGGGTTGTATCTGTATCGGTGTATCTGCACTCCATAAGTAAGATCCAGAAATAGTTTCGTTTGTTGCCAATTTTAGGGTCTTTTAATGTAAAATCTGtggaaattctttttcttttgtaattcTCTGCTTGTAAGTGATTCAGTTACATTATATTCCAttacattattattttttgagGTTAGTTAGCTCAAAGCATATTTTGATTGTTGGCCTAGTTTTTGGGTTCGTAGAAAATCAGAGAAAGGAAACAACTCGGGAGTTAAGGATGTAGTGAATACCATGTCATCTATCTTTATTTGTTTACTCCTCAACAGCTTTCACAGCTCTGAGATAATGTATTTGAAGTATACATAGATATCATTATCGATAGATGCTGGGAAGATGCTGCGTtttgaaggaaacaaatatatataaaattcTGCTTGGTATTGATTCCTGGTACAGTTCTGAACGCTCTAATCGTCATCGTCATTAATCATTATGATCATAATTGTTTGTTGGCTCATTATTAAATCAGGTAACTTCTAAGTAATTGTCTTTTATTAGTGGATTCAGAATTCAAATTCTATCTCTGTCTGTTGGGGAAGGAAGTTCAGGTTAAATTTTCCTCTCTGCGGGCAAATGAATCTAGCCAGTAGCGAACATGTAAGTCCGCACTTCGCAATCAATTGACTCTGAGCTACGAAAAGCCCACCACGGTTGAGTCTAATTCAATTAGTGTCATCTTCCTCCCTTGCAGTTGCAGGTGCCTAGAAAGCAAGTGCACCATGGAGGAGAGATTGCTGATGATGCATAGGATACATCTAATAGGTTAACTACAGCTA
This is a stretch of genomic DNA from Papaver somniferum cultivar HN1 chromosome 1, ASM357369v1, whole genome shotgun sequence. It encodes these proteins:
- the LOC113299083 gene encoding CMP-sialic acid transporter 2-like isoform X2, which gives rise to MEYRKIKDDEDRDADVIEADVERGKSLTGVSLINKNTLGSSYGDRSKWKIKSIVTLALTLLTSSQAILIVWSKRAGKYDYSVTTANFSVEALKCALSLAALARTWRSEGITEDNKLSTTFNEVIYYHIPAALYLVKNLLQYYIFAYVDAPGYQILKNFNIISTGVLYRIILKKKLSEIQWAAFILLCAGCTTAQLDPSSDHVLQTAFQGWIMAIIMALLSGFAGVYTEAIMKKRLSRNINMQNFWLYVFGMLFNAIAIFVQDFDAVMNKGFFHGYTLITTLMILNHALSGIAVSMVMKYADNIVKVYSTSVAMLLTAIVSVFLFNFHLSLAFFLGSTVVSVSVYLHSISKIQK